The following are encoded together in the Pseudoalteromonas ruthenica genome:
- a CDS encoding SO_0444 family Cu/Zn efflux transporter: MDLLTNFWQLFVLSAPWLMLGLFLAGLINVYLPANFLQRHLGKEGFWTTVKAAFIGAPMPLCSCGVIPAAVGLRRAGASKSATTSFLVSTPETGVDSVSVSYVLLGPFMAIIRPIAAITSAITAGVLVGKESKPEATPTQTSSPSCCAERTPQPSTSCCTNKQQAPASQAPTQAQQADNTAPASCCSSRSKATKESSFMAKFKQAVHFSTTKLLNDTAMWLMIGLFFAALVQTYVPASYLSQWGSGLLAMTVMVLISIPMYICATASTPVAAGLLIAGVSPGAVLVFMLAGPATNIATLGVVGKELGKRAIVAYLSAVIGVALAFGYLTDWLVVRFGFAVSPLVGHQHELMAPWLSQSLAVILLLLLLRLVWLKLRAWQAPAQHHDNA, translated from the coding sequence ATGGACTTACTAACTAATTTTTGGCAACTGTTTGTGCTATCTGCACCTTGGCTGATGCTGGGGCTGTTTTTAGCTGGGCTCATCAATGTATACCTTCCAGCTAACTTTTTGCAACGCCACCTTGGTAAAGAAGGCTTTTGGACAACTGTGAAAGCGGCTTTTATTGGCGCTCCCATGCCATTATGTTCTTGTGGCGTGATCCCTGCAGCCGTTGGGCTCAGACGGGCAGGCGCTTCGAAAAGTGCGACTACGTCCTTTTTAGTCTCCACGCCTGAAACTGGTGTCGACTCAGTGTCCGTATCCTATGTCTTACTGGGCCCTTTTATGGCTATTATTCGTCCTATTGCCGCAATTACCAGTGCCATTACCGCAGGTGTGCTAGTAGGTAAAGAGTCTAAGCCCGAGGCAACCCCAACACAGACATCTTCGCCGAGTTGCTGCGCCGAAAGAACGCCACAGCCGAGCACTTCATGTTGCACCAATAAGCAACAAGCGCCAGCATCCCAAGCTCCCACGCAGGCACAACAGGCTGATAATACAGCGCCGGCCTCATGCTGCAGTAGCCGCTCTAAAGCTACAAAAGAGTCCAGTTTCATGGCTAAGTTTAAGCAAGCGGTGCACTTTAGTACCACGAAACTGTTAAATGATACCGCCATGTGGTTAATGATTGGTCTGTTTTTCGCGGCGTTAGTGCAAACTTATGTGCCCGCTTCTTACTTAAGCCAGTGGGGCAGCGGATTATTGGCGATGACGGTGATGGTGCTTATCAGTATTCCAATGTACATTTGTGCCACGGCATCTACGCCAGTTGCCGCTGGACTGCTCATTGCTGGAGTATCGCCAGGCGCGGTATTGGTATTTATGCTAGCAGGACCTGCGACTAACATTGCCACACTCGGTGTTGTTGGTAAGGAGTTAGGCAAGCGCGCGATTGTTGCCTATCTCAGTGCTGTCATTGGTGTAGCCTTAGCATTTGGGTATTTAACGGATTGGCTGGTGGTACGGTTCGGCTTTGCAGTGAGCCCTTTAGTTGGGCATCAGCACGAGCTTATGGCACCGTGGTTATCGCAAAGCTTAGCCGTGATTTTACTGCTGTTGTTATTACGCTTGGTATGGCTGAAATTGCGCGCATGGCAAGCACCTGCGCAGCACCATGATAATGCATAA
- a CDS encoding PhoH family protein, with the protein MDQDRHATSSKMYVLDTNVLLHEPLAFLSFQEHDVIVPMTVLEELDHIKDRKRDVSRDARVAIRALDEVLRDATPEQMLQGVLLPSNKRAPEAPRGKLIIVNDHLFADSISGLPGDENDHRIINCAVYLQKQYSDAKVVLVTKDINMRLKAKGAGLHYVEDYRTDQLIDDITLLTSGYKKIEGDFWQHVGECETEQQGRDALHHVARELVPDVFANEYLLDDSGHFAARVVGYDEAHITLKDLGVERLLARSAWGVKPKNIYQGMAMDALLDPDIELVLLTGPAGCGKTILALAAALEMIIEKGIYDKLIVTRNTPEIAESIGFLPGTEEEKMAPWLAAITDSLEVLHKGDENPISSRNYIMEKANIQFKSVNFMRGRSIQNAVVLLDESQNLTASQLKTIITRCGAGTKLICSGNLAQIDSNYLTPVTSGLTYIVERFKHFEGSATVNLNGVVRSRLASFAEENL; encoded by the coding sequence ATGGACCAAGACCGCCACGCTACCAGTAGTAAAATGTATGTGCTCGACACCAACGTATTACTCCACGAACCCCTTGCTTTCCTCTCTTTCCAAGAACACGATGTAATTGTTCCAATGACTGTCCTCGAAGAGCTCGACCACATAAAAGACCGCAAACGTGATGTGAGTCGCGATGCACGAGTGGCTATTCGTGCACTCGATGAAGTATTGCGCGATGCCACCCCAGAGCAAATGTTGCAGGGGGTGCTATTGCCCAGTAATAAACGTGCACCAGAAGCGCCTCGGGGTAAGCTCATTATTGTTAATGATCATTTGTTTGCAGATAGCATCTCTGGGCTGCCTGGGGATGAAAACGATCACCGCATCATTAACTGCGCAGTGTATCTGCAAAAGCAGTACAGCGATGCCAAAGTGGTGCTAGTGACCAAAGATATCAACATGCGTCTTAAAGCCAAAGGTGCGGGTCTGCATTATGTTGAAGATTACCGTACAGACCAACTGATTGATGACATTACACTACTGACCTCAGGGTATAAAAAAATAGAGGGTGATTTCTGGCAGCATGTTGGGGAGTGTGAAACCGAGCAGCAAGGGCGCGATGCGCTTCATCACGTTGCCAGAGAGTTGGTACCTGATGTCTTTGCCAATGAATATTTGCTTGATGACAGTGGCCATTTCGCGGCTCGTGTAGTTGGCTATGATGAAGCACATATAACCCTAAAAGACCTAGGAGTTGAACGGCTATTGGCGCGCAGTGCCTGGGGCGTTAAACCAAAAAATATTTACCAAGGCATGGCCATGGATGCCTTGCTCGACCCAGATATCGAACTGGTGTTACTCACAGGCCCGGCAGGGTGCGGCAAAACGATTTTAGCCTTAGCGGCCGCCCTTGAAATGATCATCGAAAAAGGTATATACGACAAACTAATTGTGACCCGCAACACCCCTGAAATAGCGGAGTCTATAGGTTTTTTGCCAGGCACAGAGGAAGAAAAAATGGCGCCTTGGCTGGCAGCGATCACCGATTCTTTGGAGGTGTTGCACAAAGGCGATGAGAACCCGATTTCCAGTCGCAACTATATTATGGAAAAAGCCAATATTCAGTTTAAATCGGTGAACTTCATGCGTGGGCGTAGTATCCAAAATGCCGTGGTATTGCTTGATGAGAGCCAGAATTTAACAGCCTCACAGTTGAAAACGATCATCACGCGCTGCGGGGCGGGCACTAAATTGATTTGTTCGGGGAATCTGGCGCAAATAGACAGTAACTATCTGACCCCAGTGACATCGGGTTTGACCTATATCGTTGAGCGCTTTAAGCATTTTGAGGGCAGTGCCACCGTAAATCTAAACGGTGTGGTGCGCAGTCGCCTTGCTTCATTTGCTGAAGAAAACCTCTAA
- a CDS encoding DUF3192 domain-containing protein, with protein sequence MKKTLIAALVALPLLGGCVVSVNDGDADARWAGSDWQQQQKDNRTYIADLQLGTGFAQVKNSLGTPDFSESFRHQQDNYQVLFYATQSKKSDGKISKDECTPLVFADGALVSVGDSAYQALINKL encoded by the coding sequence ATGAAAAAAACACTTATTGCCGCTTTAGTCGCCCTTCCTTTACTGGGAGGCTGTGTTGTTTCAGTGAATGATGGCGATGCTGATGCTCGTTGGGCTGGCAGTGATTGGCAGCAGCAACAAAAAGACAACCGCACATATATTGCTGACTTGCAGCTAGGTACGGGGTTTGCGCAAGTGAAAAATTCTTTGGGAACGCCAGATTTCAGTGAATCGTTCCGTCATCAACAAGACAACTACCAAGTGTTATTTTACGCCACGCAAAGTAAAAAGTCTGATGGCAAAATCTCAAAGGACGAATGCACTCCTTTGGTTTTTGCTGATGGCGCCTTAGTCAGTGTAGGTGACAGCGCCTACCAAGCGCTTATCAATAAGCTATAA
- the djlA gene encoding co-chaperone DjlA: MWGKLLGACFGFMFGKFLGALLGLFVGHMFDRSLKQDFDRAGGFRGFFNHEDVSQRQALFFSSCFAVMGHIAKSNGRVNEMHIRAATQFMDEMGLSGEDKREAQHAFRAGKEADFSMNATLREFREHFAGRFDMLQLFLEIQIQMAFSDGHLAEQEKALLEQVAKGLGVSKTHFNFILKRYQAEFAFRQQQQRFSQQQQQHHQGRTSSTSDAGMNRRQALDILGLEEGADARTVKKAYRKLMAQHHPDKLVSQGLPEHMMKLAQKKSQDIQAAYEYLKA, from the coding sequence ATGTGGGGCAAGCTTCTTGGTGCCTGCTTTGGCTTTATGTTTGGTAAGTTTCTTGGCGCCTTATTGGGGCTGTTCGTTGGGCATATGTTCGATAGAAGCTTAAAGCAGGACTTTGACCGTGCTGGCGGTTTTCGTGGCTTTTTTAACCACGAAGATGTATCTCAGCGCCAAGCCTTATTTTTCTCTAGTTGCTTTGCTGTCATGGGGCACATTGCGAAATCCAACGGTCGCGTCAACGAGATGCACATTCGTGCAGCTACACAGTTTATGGATGAAATGGGCTTAAGTGGTGAAGACAAGCGCGAAGCTCAGCATGCATTTCGCGCGGGGAAAGAGGCTGATTTCTCCATGAATGCGACGCTGCGAGAGTTCCGCGAGCATTTTGCCGGGCGCTTCGATATGTTGCAGTTATTTTTGGAAATCCAAATTCAGATGGCCTTCAGTGATGGTCACTTAGCCGAGCAAGAAAAAGCGCTGTTGGAGCAGGTCGCCAAAGGGCTGGGTGTCAGTAAAACCCATTTTAACTTTATCCTCAAACGCTACCAAGCCGAATTTGCTTTTCGCCAACAGCAGCAACGCTTTTCTCAGCAACAACAGCAGCATCATCAAGGGCGTACATCAAGTACCAGCGATGCGGGTATGAATCGTCGTCAGGCGTTGGATATTCTTGGTTTGGAAGAGGGAGCGGATGCGCGCACTGTTAAAAAGGCCTACCGCAAGTTGATGGCGCAGCACCATCCAGATAAGTTAGTCTCTCAGGGCCTTCCTGAGCATATGATGAAGTTAGCGCAAAAGAAAAGTCAGGATATCCAAGCGGCGTATGAGTACTTAAAGGCTTAG
- a CDS encoding D-2-hydroxyacid dehydrogenase, whose translation MNIVLLDAKTLGDNSLAPLEQLGDFHSYELTEPQSVVTRCQDAEVIISNKVVINAEHMQSLPKLKLICVAATGTNNIDLQAAAKQGITVCNVAGYSTASVVQHTFALLNALLGNIHRYINDCHHGAWQQSDMFCRLDYAIEELADKTLAIIGYGELGQAVARVAEAFAMKVIVAERKGQPVREGRVSFEQALQNADVVSIHSPLTPQTQQLFNADAFTLMKPSAVLINTARGPIIDEQALVAALEQGDIAGAALDVLTREPATADNPLIAYQGHNLLLTPHIAWASRQARDRLIEQLAKNIIGFANGEIRNQVS comes from the coding sequence ATGAACATAGTACTACTTGATGCAAAAACTTTAGGTGACAATAGCTTAGCCCCACTGGAGCAACTCGGAGACTTCCATTCTTATGAGCTAACTGAGCCGCAGTCCGTTGTTACTCGTTGCCAAGATGCCGAGGTTATTATTAGCAACAAAGTAGTGATAAATGCTGAGCACATGCAATCGCTACCCAAGCTTAAATTGATTTGCGTTGCTGCCACCGGCACCAACAATATCGACTTACAAGCCGCTGCCAAGCAAGGCATCACAGTATGTAATGTTGCTGGCTACTCTACCGCCTCAGTGGTGCAACACACCTTCGCCCTACTCAACGCCTTATTAGGTAACATTCATCGCTACATTAATGACTGCCATCACGGTGCGTGGCAACAAAGTGATATGTTTTGTCGCTTGGATTATGCCATTGAGGAGCTTGCCGATAAAACCCTTGCTATCATCGGCTATGGCGAGTTAGGTCAGGCGGTGGCGCGCGTTGCAGAAGCCTTCGCTATGAAGGTCATTGTTGCGGAGCGTAAAGGACAGCCAGTACGAGAAGGACGGGTTAGCTTTGAACAAGCACTGCAAAACGCTGATGTGGTCTCTATTCATAGCCCTTTAACGCCACAGACTCAGCAACTATTTAACGCCGACGCATTCACTTTAATGAAACCAAGTGCAGTGCTCATCAATACAGCTCGTGGCCCTATTATTGATGAACAAGCGCTCGTTGCAGCCCTAGAGCAAGGTGATATAGCCGGTGCGGCGTTAGATGTGCTTACACGTGAACCTGCCACCGCAGATAATCCATTAATTGCATATCAAGGCCATAACTTATTGTTAACACCACACATTGCTTGGGCCTCTCGCCAAGCCCGCGACCGCCTCATTGAACAATTGGCGAAGAATATTATTGGGTTTGCCAATGGTGAAATCCGCAATCAGGTTAGTTAG
- the rluA gene encoding bifunctional tRNA pseudouridine(32) synthase/23S rRNA pseudouridine(746) synthase RluA — protein MLLHYNPPRTPYLRILYQDDDLLVLDKPSGLLSVPGKDPKHADCVIRRANLVFPSAKIVHRLDMATSGVICLALNKAAHRHLSMQFQERQTAKRYLARVEGHLKEQSGSVDLPLICDWPNRPKQMVDHDRGKPSLTHYQVLDYEQDATRVELTPITGRSHQLRVHMLSLGHVILGDRLYAHERAKARADRLQLHATWLQLRHPSNEEMMEFTASCPF, from the coding sequence ATGCTGTTACACTATAATCCACCGCGCACTCCTTATCTGCGCATTCTTTACCAAGATGATGACTTATTAGTACTGGATAAACCCAGTGGTTTACTCAGCGTTCCCGGTAAAGACCCTAAGCATGCTGATTGTGTGATCCGTCGCGCTAACCTTGTTTTTCCTAGCGCCAAAATTGTGCACCGCCTGGATATGGCTACCTCCGGGGTTATTTGTCTGGCATTAAATAAAGCCGCACACCGCCACCTAAGTATGCAGTTCCAAGAGCGGCAAACGGCCAAGCGTTACCTTGCTCGGGTTGAGGGCCACCTAAAAGAGCAAAGTGGTAGCGTCGATTTGCCCCTTATTTGCGACTGGCCGAACCGGCCAAAGCAAATGGTCGATCATGACCGAGGAAAACCCTCACTCACGCATTATCAGGTGCTTGATTATGAGCAGGACGCCACCCGTGTTGAGCTCACCCCTATCACCGGTCGCAGTCACCAGTTACGCGTACATATGCTTAGCCTAGGACATGTGATCCTCGGCGATAGACTTTACGCCCACGAACGCGCCAAAGCCCGAGCAGATAGGCTACAACTACACGCCACTTGGTTACAGCTACGCCATCCTAGTAACGAAGAGATGATGGAGTTCACCGCTTCGTGTCCGTTCTAA
- a CDS encoding DUF3530 family protein, with protein sequence MQWPANASPALDRHYLASLDETQTLLAKGEEFSVVFRPHMASEHRGVVLMIPSIDDPYGNQRGFIFLRALLSERGYSSYLLVNHPATRDDEQQSEAAQQDASEEQQQDQTQQSQEPPPQPADETEQPQPSYVPGYQQAISSELLDKEQQRLSAQLTSLLERAQEQGKAVSVFAAGRSAGLLSEYFVDNLQVDINAFIAVGAYLPVPARHHHISANLSVMPPAVLDVYTPFDHSWATQQRPQRRLWAEKNRKFDYRQRTLFAELSEQQQIHRLATEIDGFLRRLF encoded by the coding sequence GTGCAATGGCCAGCCAATGCCAGCCCGGCCCTCGATAGGCATTACCTAGCTAGCCTCGATGAGACACAAACGCTACTCGCCAAAGGGGAAGAGTTTAGTGTGGTGTTTCGCCCACATATGGCGTCAGAGCACCGCGGTGTAGTGCTTATGATCCCGAGCATCGACGACCCCTATGGTAATCAACGTGGTTTTATTTTTTTACGGGCACTGCTCAGTGAGCGTGGCTACAGCAGCTACCTCTTAGTTAACCACCCAGCAACACGTGACGATGAGCAACAGAGCGAAGCTGCCCAGCAAGACGCTAGCGAAGAGCAGCAACAAGACCAAACGCAGCAATCTCAGGAGCCGCCTCCACAACCTGCTGACGAAACCGAGCAGCCGCAACCCAGTTATGTCCCAGGCTATCAACAAGCCATCTCCTCTGAACTGTTGGATAAAGAACAACAGCGCTTAAGCGCACAACTTACTAGTCTGCTAGAGCGGGCACAAGAGCAAGGCAAAGCGGTTAGTGTGTTCGCTGCTGGGCGCAGCGCCGGCTTACTCAGTGAGTACTTTGTCGATAATCTACAGGTGGATATTAACGCGTTTATTGCTGTGGGCGCCTACTTGCCGGTCCCTGCGCGCCACCATCACATTAGCGCCAATTTATCAGTGATGCCCCCTGCGGTGCTCGACGTGTACACCCCTTTTGATCATAGCTGGGCCACACAGCAACGGCCACAGCGACGACTCTGGGCAGAGAAAAACAGAAAATTTGATTACCGCCAACGTACATTATTCGCTGAGCTTAGTGAGCAGCAGCAAATACACCGCCTAGCAACGGAAATCGACGGTTTTCTGCGGCGCTTATTCTAA
- the rapA gene encoding RNA polymerase-associated protein RapA: MNFSLGQRWISDTESDLGLGTVVALEGRQVSILFPASGENRVYAQSEAPVTRVKFNPGDTIRSADEWELEVSEVTQSDGLYTYVGKRLDNDEPVELKETFLDHFIKFNKPQDRLFAGQVDRFDRYTLRYNTWQHRYQRAQSPLKGLIGQRASLIEHQLHIAREVGQRFAPRVLLSDEVGLGKTIEAGMILHQQLLTGRAARVLIVVPENLQHQWLVEMLRRFNLQFAIFDEERCAEAYADSPNVFETEQLVLTSLEFLTKKKRWFEQATLADWDLMVVDEAHHLSWSVDNPSTEYQRIEELSRDIAGLILLTATPDQLGHQSHFARLKLLDPDRFYDYDAFVAQESHYQDIADAANSVLQEQALSTEQQQVLTNLLGSEAQALLAGIAKGDEQAKASMLEQLLDRHGTGRILFRNSRSGISGYPERILHTYPMAMPSQYQTAMNVMGSLGSSGPAELNAMRALFPEKMFQEFEGQDSSWTQFDPRVQWLIDTLNANKPQKMLVICAKAETALSLEQALREREGIKAALFHEGMSIIERDRAAAFFADIEDSAQVLICSEIGSEGRNFQFAHHLVLFDLPLNPDLLEQRIGRLDRIGQSEDIKIHVPYFQHTAQDILLQWYHHGLNAFEHTASTGHILNQEFGDELIELLADGSYQDEPLQALVQRVHARYLALKAQMESGRDRLLELHSSGQGQSEHLVQDINALDHSFELPSYMINVFDIWGVNQEDKGENSIILKPTEHMLGATFPCLKEEGISVTFDRDTALAQEDLHFISWDHPMVEGAMEMICDDDFGTASVALFKNKKLPAGTFFVELVYIAEAMAPKSLQLGRYLPPTPIRLLLDKGGNDLSANVAFDTFNQQLNAVGRQTASKLVNALQSAIHPLIEQGNEQAQVHMEQLREQAKQSMHQALDTELTRLQKLKEINPNIRDEELSYYRDNKQQMDDYIDKAKVKLDAIRLIVVSH; encoded by the coding sequence ATGAATTTTTCCTTAGGTCAACGTTGGATCAGTGATACCGAGTCCGATTTAGGATTAGGTACCGTAGTTGCATTGGAAGGACGCCAAGTAAGCATTCTTTTTCCTGCAAGCGGGGAAAACCGGGTCTATGCACAAAGTGAAGCCCCCGTTACCCGTGTAAAGTTCAATCCTGGCGATACTATTCGCAGTGCTGATGAATGGGAACTTGAGGTCAGCGAAGTAACACAAAGCGATGGCTTATATACCTACGTAGGCAAACGTCTTGATAATGACGAACCGGTGGAACTCAAAGAAACTTTTCTCGATCATTTTATTAAGTTTAATAAGCCTCAAGACAGGCTTTTTGCTGGTCAAGTAGACCGTTTCGACCGTTACACGCTGCGCTACAACACGTGGCAACATCGCTACCAGCGCGCGCAGTCACCACTAAAAGGGTTAATTGGGCAACGCGCTAGCCTTATTGAGCACCAATTGCATATTGCCCGTGAGGTGGGACAACGTTTTGCTCCGCGCGTGTTACTCAGCGATGAAGTGGGTCTAGGTAAAACCATTGAAGCCGGTATGATTTTGCACCAACAGTTGCTTACCGGGCGCGCTGCGCGCGTGCTCATAGTCGTGCCGGAGAATTTACAACATCAATGGCTAGTAGAAATGCTGCGCCGCTTTAACTTACAGTTTGCCATTTTTGATGAGGAGCGCTGCGCCGAAGCCTATGCCGACAGCCCCAATGTGTTTGAGACCGAACAGTTGGTGCTCACTAGCTTAGAATTCCTAACCAAGAAAAAACGCTGGTTTGAACAAGCAACCTTGGCGGATTGGGACCTTATGGTGGTTGATGAAGCGCATCACCTAAGCTGGTCGGTGGATAACCCCAGCACCGAGTATCAGCGCATTGAAGAGCTCAGTCGCGATATTGCCGGTCTTATTTTGCTTACCGCCACCCCAGATCAGCTTGGCCACCAAAGTCACTTTGCCCGTTTGAAACTGCTCGACCCTGACAGGTTCTATGACTACGACGCCTTTGTTGCCCAAGAGTCACATTATCAAGACATTGCTGACGCAGCCAATAGCGTACTCCAAGAACAAGCTCTGAGCACTGAACAACAGCAAGTACTTACCAACCTGCTAGGTAGCGAAGCGCAAGCACTACTTGCCGGTATTGCTAAGGGCGATGAGCAAGCGAAAGCCAGCATGCTAGAGCAGCTTCTGGACCGTCATGGCACAGGGCGCATTTTATTCCGTAACAGCCGCAGTGGCATAAGCGGCTACCCCGAGCGTATTTTGCACACCTACCCAATGGCAATGCCGTCGCAATACCAAACGGCGATGAACGTAATGGGCAGTTTAGGCAGCTCAGGGCCGGCTGAGCTCAACGCCATGCGCGCGCTGTTCCCAGAGAAAATGTTCCAAGAATTCGAGGGTCAAGACAGCAGCTGGACACAATTCGACCCTCGGGTACAGTGGCTTATCGACACCCTCAACGCCAATAAGCCGCAAAAGATGTTGGTGATTTGTGCTAAAGCCGAAACCGCGTTAAGCCTTGAGCAAGCACTGCGTGAACGCGAGGGGATCAAGGCCGCACTGTTCCATGAAGGTATGAGCATTATTGAACGTGACCGCGCCGCCGCATTCTTTGCCGACATTGAAGACAGTGCTCAGGTCCTTATTTGTTCTGAGATTGGCTCTGAAGGGCGCAACTTCCAGTTCGCTCACCACCTCGTGCTGTTCGACTTGCCGCTCAACCCAGACCTTCTAGAGCAGCGCATTGGCCGCTTAGATCGTATCGGTCAAAGCGAAGACATTAAAATTCACGTGCCTTATTTTCAACACACTGCACAAGACATCCTGCTGCAGTGGTATCACCATGGATTGAATGCCTTTGAACACACTGCCAGCACTGGGCATATTCTCAATCAAGAGTTTGGCGATGAGCTCATCGAGTTACTGGCTGATGGCAGCTACCAAGATGAACCGCTGCAAGCACTGGTACAGCGCGTTCATGCGCGTTATCTAGCGCTCAAAGCGCAAATGGAGTCAGGACGTGACCGGTTATTAGAGCTGCACTCCAGCGGCCAAGGCCAGTCTGAGCACCTAGTGCAGGATATCAATGCCTTAGACCACAGCTTTGAGTTGCCCAGCTACATGATCAATGTGTTTGATATTTGGGGTGTAAACCAAGAAGACAAAGGCGAAAATAGCATTATCCTCAAACCCACGGAGCACATGCTTGGTGCCACCTTCCCCTGCTTAAAAGAAGAAGGCATCAGTGTCACTTTTGATAGAGACACGGCGCTTGCGCAAGAAGACTTGCACTTTATCAGTTGGGATCACCCCATGGTCGAAGGGGCGATGGAGATGATCTGTGATGACGATTTTGGCACCGCTTCGGTGGCGCTGTTTAAAAACAAAAAACTGCCGGCCGGCACCTTCTTTGTTGAATTGGTCTACATCGCCGAAGCCATGGCTCCGAAATCATTACAATTAGGCCGCTATTTACCGCCGACTCCCATACGACTGCTACTGGATAAGGGCGGTAACGACCTCAGCGCCAATGTTGCCTTTGATACCTTTAATCAGCAATTAAATGCCGTTGGCAGACAAACGGCTTCGAAACTCGTAAATGCATTACAAAGTGCCATTCACCCGCTAATTGAGCAAGGTAATGAGCAGGCGCAGGTGCACATGGAGCAACTACGTGAGCAGGCCAAACAGAGCATGCATCAGGCTCTGGATACAGAGCTGACTCGCTTGCAAAAACTGAAAGAAATCAATCCGAATATTCGTGACGAGGAGCTCAGTTATTATCGTGATAACAAGCAGCAAATGGATGATTACATCGACAAAGCCAAGGTTAAACTCGATGCCATTCGCTTAATCGTTGTCAGCCACTAA
- the zntR gene encoding Zn(2+)-responsive transcriptional regulator — translation MRISELAKKVDMSPDTLRYYEQQGLLQPPNRTAAGYRDYTHAHLAQLNFIRRAKDVGFSLQEISELLKINFEKQQHSCHEVKQLTLRKKALVAERIAELQRFYASLSQLAEQCCGTELPAEHCSILTALEDVDGLTN, via the coding sequence ATGCGAATTTCAGAGTTAGCAAAAAAGGTGGACATGAGTCCCGATACGCTTCGTTACTACGAACAGCAAGGGCTATTACAGCCGCCTAATCGCACTGCAGCAGGATACCGGGATTATACGCACGCCCATTTAGCGCAATTAAACTTTATTCGTCGTGCTAAAGACGTCGGCTTTAGTTTGCAAGAAATCTCTGAGTTATTGAAGATTAACTTTGAGAAACAGCAGCATAGCTGTCATGAAGTGAAGCAACTCACGCTGCGAAAAAAGGCACTTGTGGCAGAGCGTATCGCTGAGTTGCAACGCTTTTATGCCTCTCTTTCACAATTGGCGGAGCAGTGTTGTGGCACAGAGTTACCGGCAGAGCATTGTTCAATTTTGACCGCATTGGAGGACGTTGATGGACTTACTAACTAA
- a CDS encoding diguanylate cyclase has protein sequence MRSARILVVDDDELNRVVLEKTLSPKHKVFGVESAEAMFEWLATNSVDLILLDIVMPGMDGYEALRKLKHDERTQPIPVIIISANDSLVDEAKGLELGAMDYITKPFGSAIVRARVKNQLTIKQKNDLLEMLASIDGLTEIPNRRYFDEQLSREWRRSVRAGLPLSVVLIDIDFFKRYNDHYGHQRGDECLKKVASTLVANCQRGSDFVARYGGEEFAAVLPGSEEGTAMALAQKLKRVIEELNVAHIDSPVADHVTISMGVSTYPGFGDAQSESQLIERADKGLYKAKQQGRNTIVFFA, from the coding sequence ATGAGGTCAGCACGTATTCTTGTTGTCGATGATGACGAGTTAAATCGGGTGGTTTTGGAGAAAACGCTGAGCCCCAAGCACAAAGTGTTTGGTGTCGAAAGTGCTGAGGCCATGTTCGAGTGGTTAGCGACTAACAGTGTTGATCTGATCTTGCTGGACATCGTCATGCCCGGTATGGATGGTTACGAAGCGCTGCGTAAGCTTAAGCATGATGAGCGCACACAGCCTATTCCTGTCATTATCATTTCCGCCAATGATTCTCTCGTTGATGAAGCTAAAGGCCTTGAGCTAGGAGCCATGGACTACATAACCAAACCCTTTGGTAGTGCCATAGTGCGCGCGCGCGTTAAAAACCAGCTGACTATCAAGCAAAAGAACGACCTATTAGAGATGCTGGCCAGTATCGATGGCTTAACCGAAATCCCCAACCGCCGTTATTTTGATGAACAGCTCTCGCGGGAGTGGCGGCGCAGTGTCCGTGCTGGGCTGCCGTTGTCTGTGGTGCTCATTGATATTGACTTTTTTAAACGCTACAACGATCACTATGGCCACCAACGCGGTGATGAGTGTTTGAAGAAAGTGGCTTCAACCTTGGTGGCCAATTGTCAACGTGGTAGTGACTTCGTCGCTCGATATGGCGGTGAAGAATTTGCTGCTGTGCTGCCAGGGAGTGAAGAGGGGACAGCCATGGCGTTGGCACAAAAGCTAAAACGCGTTATAGAAGAGCTTAACGTGGCGCATATAGACTCGCCTGTTGCTGACCATGTCACTATCAGTATGGGGGTGTCCACCTATCCTGGTTTTGGTGATGCGCAATCGGAATCACAGCTTATTGAGCGCGCTGACAAGGGTCTTTATAAAGCGAAGCAACAAGGGCGTAACACCATTGTATTTTTCGCATAA